The genomic DNA GGGTAGAGGACGAACTCGCCGTCCACGTAGCCCACGCGGGCGCCGACGATAGGGCCGAGGAAGGGCATCTTGGAAATGTGGCAGGCGGCGGAAGCGCCGGTCAGGGCCAGAACGTCCGGGTTGACGTGCTTGTCGGCGGACAGGACGGTGGCGATGATCTGCACTTCGTCGGAGAAGCCCTTGGCGAACAAGGGACGGATGGGACGGTCGATGAGCCGGGAGACCAGGGTCTCATGCTCGGAGGGACGGCCCTCGCGGCGGAAGTAGTTGCCCGGCACGCGGCCGGCGGCGTAAGCCATTTCCTGATAGTTGCAGGTCAGCGGGAAGAAGCCCCGGTCTTCAGCCAGGGGCTGGGTCACGGCGGTGACCAGAACAGTGGTGCTTCCGGAAGAAATGGTCACCGCGCCGGAGGCTTGGCGAGCGTATTTTCCGGTTTCGATGGTGATGTCGAGATCGCCGACCGTCGCGGTAACGCTGGTGGCGTCGAAAGGAATCATCGTCATGGAGATTCTCCTGCCTTATGAATTAAGGCAATAAAGGTGGATCACTTTCTGCGATAATCCCTCGAGTGGGGTTAGCCGGCTTGGGGAGGAGCTTTTGGGGCCATGGGAACCTCGGGTTCCCAAAAACGCCTTCCGCAGCCAACTAATCTGTGGGTGGGGATTCGTTCGGGGCCGTGGAAAGACGGCTCCGACGCAGAAAGTGACGTACGAGCGGGGGAGGTTTTACCCTCCCCCAAACATCAATTCTTCAAAGAACTACTTGCGCAGACCGAGGCGGCCAATCAGGTCGCGATAGCGCTGGATGTCCTTATTTTGCAGGTACTTGAGCAGTTTCCTGCGCTGTCCGACCAGTTTCAGCAGGCCGGTGCGGGAGTGGTGATCCTTGGTATGGGTCTTGAAGTGGGTGGCCAGGTAGGTGATGCGCGCGGTCAGCAGCGCAACCTGGACTTCCGGGGACCCGGTGTCACCTTCGCAGGTCTTGTACTCGTCAATGATCTTCTGTTTTTCTTCAGCAGTCATCACCACAGCGATATCCTCCTAAGTTGGATGTTGCTTTTAACGTTGTGCCGGACGCAGAGGTCCCGTTACGGATCAGTCCCGGTTCCAGAGTCCCCGGAGAATGGCCCATCTGGGCTTGTCGTCCTGAAGCTTGGCCTCCACCAGTGCCAGGGGGGAGCCGTCGGGACCGAGCAACATGGCTCGATCGCCGAGTACGCCCGCCAGCATGGTACCGGGTTGGTCGGTCACCGGCAGCCAGGACCCGTTCATGACGAGTCCGGCCAGCGGTTCGGTCAACCGATACCTCGGCCAGTGAGGCAGGGTGTCCGCAAGCGGAATCACCCGTTCCGGAAATAATTCCGGGTGCTCCAGAACGTCCTCCAGGTCAAAGGCCTGATCGAGCCGGAAAGGCTCGCTGGCTTCTCTGACCAGGCTGGTCAGCGCCGCGCCGCACCCCATTCGTGTCCCCAAGCTGTGGACCAGGGATCGTATGTAGGTGCCCGCGGAACAGCTGACCCTGAATGCCGCTTCGGGCGGATTCACGTCCAGCGCTTCCACATGAGAAATCACGATGGGCTTCATTTTGACCGGTGTTTCCAGACCTTCGCGGGCCAGGGCGTACAGCGGCTTCCCCTCGTGTTTGGCAGCCGAATAGGCAGGAACCTCCTGCTCTGTCAACTCTTTCCAATACAAAATTTCACGTTCGACATCTGCCGAAGTGGCCTCCACCGGGCTTTCCTTGAGTATTTCCCCTTGGATATCAAGCGTGTCGGTGGTTATTCCGAGCCGAAATGTTCCGGAATAGGTCTTGGTCCCGCCGGAAAGGTACGGCGCAAGCTTGGTTGCCTGTCCGAGAAGGACCAGGAGCACTCCCTCGGCCATGGGGTCCAGGGTGCCGCCATGACCGATCTTGAACTGCTTGAGGCGGTGTTTGATGTCGTTCAGGCAGTCGGTCGACGTGGGGCCGGACGGCTTGTTCAGGATAAGCAGGCCGTCGAGTTGGAACGGGCTGCGTTTCTTGGATCGGCGTCCCATCTATCCACGCTCCAGTTGTTCCGCAACGGCCTTGACGAGTTGCTCTCTGGCTTCGGCTAGGGGGGCCTGGATGGAGCCGCCCGCCGCGTTCTTGTGTCCGCCGCCGCCGAATCGGGCGGCCACCTGCTGAACATTGTCGTCCCCGTAGGAGCGCAGGCTGAATTTGTAGAGGTCCGGTCCTTCCTCGCGCAGTATGGCGGCCACTCGCACGGTTTTGAGACGGCGCAGAAAGTTAATCAGATTTTCGGTGTCCGCATTGGTGGTCCCGGTGCGCTTGAACATTTCCTTCGTGATTACGGTCGCGCAGATTTGTTTGTCCTGGAAAAGTTCCATGGTGCTCATGGCCTCGGTCCACAGCTTCATGCGGTTCTCGGACCATTGCTTGGTAATGCGCTCGTTCATCAGGGCGATATCGAGTCCGGAGCGGAGCATCTGCGCGGCCAACTCCAACGACTCGGGGGTGGTGTTGCCGTAGGTGAAGAAGCCGGTGTCCGTGGCTACCGCCAGGTAGACGCATTCGGCCAGAGGGCCGGTGAGGGGCACATCCAGCGCCTCGGCGAGCAGGGCGACCATATTGCCCACGGCAGGCTGGGTCGGGTCCACCCAATTGACCGCGCCGAACTCGTCATTGCCCAGGTGATGGTCAATGTTGATGAATCCGGTTTCGTTCGATCGGGCGGCCAGGGATTCCCCCATGCGCTCGCGGCTGCCGCAGTCCAGGACAAAGCTCCAGGCGGGCAGGGTGTCGGGCAGCTCGCTCGCGATGGGCGTCGGCGCGTCGACAAAGGCATAGCGCGAAGGCAGGCCGGAGGGATTGTAGAGCTTGACCCGTTTGCCCATGGTGGTCAGGAGATGCCCAAGGGCACAGATGGAGCCGATGGCGTCGCCGTCGGGACTGTAGTGCGAGGCGACCAGAAACTCGTCGTGGTCTCTGATTACGTCGCTAATCCTTCGGATGGGACTTTCCATAGACCACGTCCTCAAGAAATTCATCGAACTGGAAGCGAAGTTCCGGGGTGTATTGCAGCTTGAGGATGCGTCCGAGCCGGGAGCGGAGGAAGCCCGTGGCCTTCTCCAGACCGGCCTGGACTTCCCGGCGGTGCTCGGCGTCGCCTGAAACAGTGTAGAATATTTCGGCGATACGCAGGTTGGAATTCATGCGTACGCCGGACAGGGTGACGAACTGCAGGCGCGGGTCCGCCGCCTCCTCCACGAGAAGGGTGCTGATTTCGCGCATGATCTGGTCGCCCATGCGTACGGCTCGTCTCGAACCGGATGCTTTCATTGCCTTATCCTCTATTCGGTATCCGAAAAGATTTCCGTGTTGCAGCGTGTCAGTTCCACCGGGGAGATTGCCTCCACCATGGCCAGGGCCTTGGACAGGGTGCTCTCCACCCGTTCCGTGGCATTGGCTGTGGTGACCACGCCCAGAACCAGCTTGTCATGTACGTCGAGAGCGTCGGTCTCGGCAACGGAAACGTTGAACTTGTTCCGCAGCTTTTGCTTCAGGCTCAGGGAAACCTTGCGTTTGTCCTTGAGGGAGCGGTTGCCGTGCAGCCTGAATTCGAGGGAGAGGACGCCGATAATCATGCCGGTTCCTGTTGAAAAAAAGAATGCGGGCGGCCCATTTGCCAATGAGCCGCCCGCGTCATTGGGTTCTCTATGCTAGTCGATGGTACGGGCGACTTCCTTCGTATCGAAGGCTTCAATGGTGTCGCCGACCTTTACGTCGTTGAACTTTTCCAGTCCGATGCCGCATTCGTAGCCCTTGGCCACTTCACGCACATCGTCCTTTTCGCGGCGCAGGGAAGCGATCTGGCCGGTGTAGATGACCACGCCGTCGCGCAGCAGTCGAGCCTTGCAACCCCGGGATATCTTGCCGTCGGCCACCATGCAGCCCGCGATCACGCCGACCTTGGGCACGTTGAAGGTGGCTCGCACTTCGGCCTGGCCCAGGTACACCTCTTCGATGTCCGGGGCGAGCATTCCGCTCATGGCGTCCTTCACTTCCTGCACCAGCTTGTAGATGATGTCGTAGAAGCGGATTTCCACGCCTTCCTGCTCGGCGATCTGCTTGACCTTCAGGTTCGGGCGGACGTTGAAGCCGATGATGATGGCCTCGGACGCACCCGCAAGCAGGATGTCGGACTCGGTGATGGCACCCGCGCCGCCGTGGACGACGCTGATCTTGACCTCGTTCGTGGACAGCTTGTTCAGGGCCTCGGTCACGGCTTCCAGCGAACCCTGCACATCGGCCTTGAGCACCAGGTTCAGGGTCTGGGCCTCGTCATTGGGCTTGGAAGCCAGGAAGGACTCCAGAGTGACCTTGGTCTTGGCGGACAGAATCCGCTCACGCTGTTTCATTGCGCGGCTCTGGGCGATGCGGCGGGCGACCTTTTCGTCGTCCACCACGAATAGCTCATCACCGGCTTCGGGCAGGCCGTCAAAGCCCTGGATCTCCACGGGCATGGCCGGACCGGCGGATTTGATCTTCTTGCCCTGGTCGTTGAACATGGCCCGGACCTTTCCGAAATGGATGCCGGACACGAAGCTGTCGCCCTGGTTGATGGTGCCTTCGCTGATGAGCATGGTGCCCACCGGGCCGCGGCCCTTGTCCAGGCGCGCCTCGACGATGTGTCCGCGGGCGTGCTTGTCGGGGTTGGCCTTGAGCTCCATGACCTCGGCCTGGAGCAGAACCATTTCGAGCAGCGCGTCAATGCCTTCTTTCTTCTTGGCGGAAACGTGGGCGAAGATGGTGTCGCCACCCCATTCCTCGGGTGCCAGGCCCAATTCGGCCAGCTCGCGCTTGACGTTGTCCGGGTTGGCCCCTTCCTTGTCCATCTTGTTCACGGCCACCACGATGGGTACGCCGGCCGCCTTGGAGTGGGAAATGGCCTCTCGGGTTTGATCCATGACGCCGTCGTCGGCAGCGACAACCAGGATGACGATGTCGGTCACCTGGGCACCGCGCATACGCATGGTGGTAAACGCCTCGTGACCGGGGGTATCCAGGAAGACGATTTCGCCCCGGGCGGTCTGGACGTGGTACGCGCCGATGTGCTGGGTGATGCCGCCAGCTTCGCCGTCCGTCACGTTGGACATGCGGATGGCGTCGAGCAGGGAGGTCTTGCCGTGGTCGACGTGACCCATGATGGTCACGACCGGCGGACGCGGCTTGAGATCTTCTTCCTTGTCTCCCTCGGTGGGGATGAGGAATTCCTGCTCGTCGAAGGACACGTTCTCAACCTCGTAGCCGAACTCGCCGGCCAGAAGGGAAGCGGTATCCAGGTCCAGAGACTGGTTGATGGTGGCCATGACACCGAGACCGAAGAGGGCCTTTATCAGGTCCTGGGCCTTGATGCCCATTTGGCGGGCCATGTCGGCAAGGCGGATGGCCTCGTCAAACTTGATTTTACGCTTGGCCGCCTTCATCGGCTGCGCCTGGGGCTGGTCGTGATGCACGATGGGCTGCTGTCCTCGGCGGCCCTTCTTTCTGCGACCCTTGCGTCCCTGCGGGAAATTATCGCTGTACAGCTTGTTGGTGTGATCCTGTCCTCCATCGTTGGCGAACTCGACCACACGGCGATCCTTCTTGCCCTTTTTCTTCTTGCTGCGACCGTCGGCCACACCGGGATCCGGAACGGGAGCGGCGCCATTCGGCTTGGGCCCCGCACCGGGCCGCGCGCCGGGCCGAGCGCCCGGCCGAGCGCCGGGTCGAGCGCCGGGACGGCCAGTAGACCGACCTGCGCCGCGATTGGCGGGACGTCGTTCCGCCTGGGCCTCTTTGGCCGCCTCGCGGGCCTGTACTTCGGCCTCGGTGGGCATGGAGATAATCCGGACCTTGGGGGCCTCGGGCTCTCTCTTTTTCTTTTTCTTCTTCTTGGGCTCGGCCTTTTCCGCCTTTTCCTCCCGTGCGGGAGCGGCGGCGGGTGCGGCTTCCGCCTTCTCCTCGGCCTTTTCCGCGTGAGCAGCAGGTTCGGAAGCGGCTTTAGCCTCGGGCGCAGGTTCGGAAACGGCTTCGGCTTCAGGCGCGGCCTCAGGTTCGGGCTTGGCTTCGGCAGGGGCGGGTTCGGGAGCGGCCTCTGCTGCCACGGCTTTAGCGGCCGGGGCCTCTGCGACCTCGGCGGCTTCCTCTTCGGGGGCCTGTTTCGGCTCCTCGACGGCGGGCTTTATGATTTTGACCTGAGGAACCGATTTGCGCCGGGCCGGCTTGGGAGCGGGCTTCTCAACGGTTTTCTCGGCTTCCTTTTCGGGAGCCTTCACGGTTTCCTTCTCGGCAGGCGCGGCCTCGACGGATTCAGGCGCACCAGTCTCCTGGGCGGCTTCCTCGATTCCGTCAGCCGATTCCTCGGTAACGTGCGCGGCTTCTTCCTTGGAAGATTTGGATTTCTTGCGCCTGCGCCGGATGATGACGCCGGACTCGCCCACTCGGCGGACCTCTCTTCTTCCGGCGCCGCCTTTCTTCAATTCCGCCTTGAGGCGGTCCACATCTTCGTCTTCCACGACAGTCTTCTGGCTTTTCGCCTGGACGCCGATCTCGCGAAGCTGCTGAATGATCTCCTTGTTGCTGAGATTGAGCTCAGCAGCCAAGTCTTCTACCCGAACCTTTGCCGTCATCTAATCACCTCGCACGTTTCTTCATCAGGCCCGCCATGATCTTCGGGAATCGTTCCCGGCATTGGGCCTGGCCGCATACGTAATATCCACGTCCCGGCCAGATCATGGCCGGGTCCGGAATCGGCCCCGCGTCGGGGCCGTCCGTTTCTCCGGGGCGCACGTACCGCAGAAGTTCCCGCTTGGGGAACCGCTTGCGGCAAACGACGCACATGCGTTCAGGCTCGTGCCCTTGCTCGCTCATGCGCCGTTTCCGTCCGGAGTTTACTTGTTTTCCTCGCCTTCGGCGGGAGTCTCGTTATTTTCTTCGGCTTCTTCGCCGAGTTCTTCCGCCGCAACCTCGGATGCCTCTGCGGTAGGGGCCTCATCGGGCTCGGAAGCGGGCTGCTCGATGTCCAGATCCGGCGCGAGCATATTGATGGCCAGGCGGATGTCCGCGATCTTTGCCTCGGTCATGCCCTTGATGTCCAGAAGTTCTTCGTCGTCGGTCCGCACAATGGAGTCGATGGACTCGAAGCCGGCGGCGAAGAAGTTTTCCATGGGAACTTCGGCCACGCTGGCGATTTGGTCCATGCCCTTGCGTGCGGCATTGAGTTCGCCGTACCGGGATTCGGTGAAAATGTCTATTTTCCAGCCGAGGAGCTTGGCGGCCAGCTTGACGTTCTGACCCTTGCGGCCGATGGCCAGGGTGAGCTGATCGTCGGGGCAGACCACTTCCAGAGCTTCTTCCTCCTCGTCCACGGTGATCCGGGAGATCACGGCGGGGGAGAGGGCGTGCTGGGCGTACATGGCGATGTCCGGAGACCAGACAACGATATCGATGCGCTCGCCCTTGAGCTCCTGCACCACGTTCTGGATGCGGGAGCCGCGGATGCCGACGCAGGCGCCAACCGGGTCCACGTCGCGCTCGCGGGACATGACGGCCACCTTGGCGCGCAGTCCGGCATCGCGGGCGACACCCATGATCTTGACCGTGCCGTCGGCAACCTCGGGCACTTCGCGCTTGAAGAGTTCGACCATGTAGTCGGGATGCGAGCGGGAGACGATGACCTGCGGGCCACGCGACTCCTTCAATACATCAATGATATATGCCTGCACCCGGTCGCCGCGCTTGTAGCGCTCTCTGGGGATCTGCTCGTCCTTGGGCAGCAGGGCCTCGGTCCGGCCGAGGTTGATGATCCAGCCGGTGCGGTCGCGGCGCTGAATGATGCCGCTGGCAATTTCGGACACGCGGTCCTTGTATTCTTCGTAAATGATTTCCTGCTCGGCGTCGCGCATCCGCTGGATGATGACCTGCTTGGCGCTCTGGGCGGCAATGCGGCCGAGTTCCTCGATCTTGAGCGGGAAGCCCATTTCGTCGTCCAACTGGGCGTTGGGATCGTGGGCGACGGCGTCTTCGAGAGAAATTTCGCTGACGGGGTCATGCACCTCGTCCACGACAACCTTGAATTCGAAGACCTCGATCTCGCCGAGCTCCTCGTTGAAGGCCACTTCGATGTCCATGGTCTCGCCGTATTTGCGGGCCACGGCGGATCGGACTGCCTCCTCAAGGGTGTCGATCAACAGGTCGCGGTCGATGCCCCTGTCCTTGCTGATCTGGTCGATGGCTCTTTTCAGCTCCGACATGATAAACCTCCGCTTGCGCCGGTTGGGCCTCTCCCCCCGGCAGTGATATCAACTAAAATTCGTGGACCAAGGTGATTTTCTTGATGGCGGTCCAATCGAAGTCAACGGTTTCGTCGTCGATCTTGACGGTGACGGTTTCGCCTTCGACCCTGGTCAGCTCACCCTTGTACTTGCGGCGGTCGTCCATCGGCTCATGGAGCAGGATGTCGACCTTGCGGCCCTCGTAGCCGGTCAGTTGGTCCGGATTGAAGAAGGGGCGCTCCAGTCCGGGCGAAGAGACTTCGAGATTGAAGGCGCCGGGAATGACGTCCTCCACCTCAAGCATGAGTCCCACCTGACGGCTGACTTCGGCGCACTGGTCGATGTTCACGCCGCCCGGAGCGTCGATGTATATGCGGACGACGCGCTTCTTGCCCGTAGAAGGGGAGGTCAGGCCCCAGAAGACGTAGCCGAGGTTCTCCACCTCGGGTCGGATCATATCCGACAACATTTCCTCAAAAGTCTGGCGCATCGTTTCAATTCTCCCGCCGGAAAGGCATTCCAGTCCGGCAAATAAAAAAAAGGTGAGCCCGAGCTCACCTACGCGAACCCCGCAGGGTCCTTTTATTGAACTCTGCGAAAGGCTTTGGAGCGGGTGACGGGGGTCGAACCCGCGACACCAAGCTTGGGAAGCTTGTACTCTACCAACTGAGCTACACCCGCTCGGAAACGAAGCTATTTATACATATGCACAGGGGTTGTCAACAATCTTGATGCAGAATCTAGCCGGACCGGAAAAAAAGGCCCCCCTCCGGCATTGGCATGTATAGTGCAAAACTTCCGCCGAACAGGAGGAACACCCTATGCGGGACAGTACGCAAAGCGCCATATTCGGGGCTTTATCCAATGAATTGAGGATGTCGTCCATCGCCAATAATTTGGCGAACGTGAACACATCGGCTTTCAAGAAGGACAAATTGGCCTTCCATGACACCTTTGTCCGTTTCGCCCACGACTATCTCGTGGATTCGAAGACCTCCATCCGGGGGAAGGACATGTTCCCGGAAGGGCATATCATGGCCAAGGCGCGTCTTTCGGCCCAGCAGCCCGACTTTCAGCAGGGCAGCCTTGAGCGCACGGGCAACCAGCTTGATTTCGCGCTTTCCGGCCAGGGGTTCTTTTCCGTTCAGGGCGACGATGGGATGCTTTACACGAGAGCCGGGAATTTCGTCACCGATTCCAATGGGATGCTTCGCACTCTCGATGGACATCCGGTTCTGGTCAGCGGCGGTCCGCTGATTGTTCCTCCCGGGGGGCGCATTGAGGCGGACGGCGACGGCAATGTCCTCGTCAACGGCCAGCCTGCCGGCGCCTTCGACCTCGTCGATTTCGAAGACCCTACAGCACTTGAGCGGGCCGGGTCCAACTATTTTGTTGATCCCGGCGGCGCAGGGCAAATCCCGCCCGAGGAGCTCGCCGTGGCCCAGGGATTCATCGAGAAGTCCAATGTGGAGGTCGTCACCGAGATGGTTTCCATGATCGAAACGCAGCGGGCTTTCACAATGTATACGAAGATGATTCAGACCGACAGCGATCTGGACACCAAACTGATCACTCAGGTGGGCCGTCCCACCGCCTAGCTAGGAGGATTGCATCATGATGCGTTCCCTGTGGACCTCTGCGACCGGCATGATCGCCATGCAGACGCAGATCGACACTCTTTCGAACAACCTGGCCAACGTCTCCACCACCGGCTTCAAGAAGAGTCGGGCGGAGTTCGAGGACCTCATGTACCAGACGCTGAAGATCGCGGGCAGCCAGAATGCCGACGGTACCCGGACTCCGGTGGGTATGCAGATCGGCATGGGCGTGCGTCCCGTGTCCGTGCACAAGTTCTTTACCCAGGGCGACTTCCAGAACACCGGCAACCCCCTGGACATGGCCATCGAAGGCGAGGGCTTTTTTCAGGTCATGATGAACGGTGAGGAGGTCTACACCCGCGACGGTTCCTTCGAACTGGACGACGAAGGCCGTCTGGTCACGGCCGGAGGACACGCGTTACAGCCGGAATTCACCGTCCCGCCCGAGACGGCCAGCGTGTCGGTCTCCGAGACCGGGACCATATCGGCCCTGGACAAGGACGGCACCGTGCTCGCCCAGGCCGACATAGACATTTATCGTTTCCAGAACCCGGCCGGGCTCATCGCCACCGGGCGGAACTTCTATCGCGAAAGTGAAGCCTCGGGCACGGCTGTGGCCGGGACCCCGGGCGACGAGAACTTCGGGACCATCGCCCAGGGCTTTTTGGAAGGGTCCAACGTGGAGATGGTGGACGAGATGGTCGGCCTGATCGTGGGCCAGCGCGCCTTTGAGATCAACTCCAAGGCCATTACCACCTCTGACGGCATGTTGCAGACGGCCATCAACATCAAGCGATAGCGGCTGATCGGGGAGATCGCGCCGCAAGGCAGGTTCGTATTTATGTGGAAGAAGCGGAGTCGTCGCGCCAGGGGCGTTCGGTACGTTCTGGCGGCGTGCCTGGCCGCCGTGCTGTTGGCCGGGTCCGTTCCGGCCGGAGCGGCCGGAGGCAACCGATGGAAGGGGCTGGTCAGAAGCGTGGCCTGCGTCAAGGGGCCCGATGTCCTTTTGGGCGAGATCGCGGACCCGGTGGACGCTGTGGCGCAACGCCAGTGGCCGACCCTGTCGACCGTCAAACTCTGGAAAGCCTCGGACCGGCTTGGCCACGTGGTCACTGTGCCCAGGGACAAGCTCAGGCGGATTCTTGAATATTACATGGGCGAAGAAGCGGGCAACCTGGCGCTGCCGAGCCAATTGACCGTGCAGACCGGCGGCCGAGTGGTGGATTCCTCGGAATTGACGTCTCGGATCGTCGCCTTTTTGACGCCCAAGGCCAAGGGGCTGGGCGGCGACGTGAAGCTCAACAATCTTCAGATGCCGGACCATATCTTTTTCCCCAATGATTACGACCGTCTGGTTGTCGACATGAAGGGCGATTTCAAGCCCGGCCGAAATGACATCATGCTGTGTGGCGTGACGCCGGACGGCAAGGTGATTTCCCGTCGGTCGGCCGTGGTGTTCGCCGATGTGTGGAAGGCCGTTCCCGTTGCCGCGCGGCCCATGAACCGGAACGAGCGGGTGACCGCCAACAAGGTTTCCTTCCGCCGCATGAACCTGGCCTACAACCGCGACGTCTGGGACGGCACCGGCGGACCCTGGCGCATGACCCGGACCCTCGGGCGCGGGCAGGTGTTCACCCAGTCTCACCTGGAGCCGGTCCCGCTCGTGGAGCGGGGCGAGATGGTCAACCTGGTTTTCAACGGCCGGGGCATTCGTTTGTCCATCAAGGCCGAGGCCATGGGCGAGGCGGGCGCGGGCCAGCAGGTGGAGGTCCGCAACACCCAAAGCAACAAAATCGTTTTGGCAACGGTGGTCGACAGTGAAACCGTGGTCGTCAGATAGACAAGGAGCAACGTCATGAGACGCTATTTCATTATGATAATGGCCTCCATCCTGCTGGCTGCGGGCTGCGCGCCAAAATATCAGGACGAGCCCATGCCCGTGCTCACGCCGCC from Pseudodesulfovibrio thermohalotolerans includes the following:
- the rpsO gene encoding 30S ribosomal protein S15, whose protein sequence is MVMTAEEKQKIIDEYKTCEGDTGSPEVQVALLTARITYLATHFKTHTKDHHSRTGLLKLVGQRRKLLKYLQNKDIQRYRDLIGRLGLRK
- the truB gene encoding tRNA pseudouridine(55) synthase TruB, which codes for MGRRSKKRSPFQLDGLLILNKPSGPTSTDCLNDIKHRLKQFKIGHGGTLDPMAEGVLLVLLGQATKLAPYLSGGTKTYSGTFRLGITTDTLDIQGEILKESPVEATSADVEREILYWKELTEQEVPAYSAAKHEGKPLYALAREGLETPVKMKPIVISHVEALDVNPPEAAFRVSCSAGTYIRSLVHSLGTRMGCGAALTSLVREASEPFRLDQAFDLEDVLEHPELFPERVIPLADTLPHWPRYRLTEPLAGLVMNGSWLPVTDQPGTMLAGVLGDRAMLLGPDGSPLALVEAKLQDDKPRWAILRGLWNRD
- a CDS encoding DHH family phosphoesterase, whose translation is MESPIRRISDVIRDHDEFLVASHYSPDGDAIGSICALGHLLTTMGKRVKLYNPSGLPSRYAFVDAPTPIASELPDTLPAWSFVLDCGSRERMGESLAARSNETGFINIDHHLGNDEFGAVNWVDPTQPAVGNMVALLAEALDVPLTGPLAECVYLAVATDTGFFTYGNTTPESLELAAQMLRSGLDIALMNERITKQWSENRMKLWTEAMSTMELFQDKQICATVITKEMFKRTGTTNADTENLINFLRRLKTVRVAAILREEGPDLYKFSLRSYGDDNVQQVAARFGGGGHKNAAGGSIQAPLAEAREQLVKAVAEQLERG
- the rbfA gene encoding 30S ribosome-binding factor RbfA; this translates as MKASGSRRAVRMGDQIMREISTLLVEEAADPRLQFVTLSGVRMNSNLRIAEIFYTVSGDAEHRREVQAGLEKATGFLRSRLGRILKLQYTPELRFQFDEFLEDVVYGKSHPKD
- a CDS encoding DUF503 domain-containing protein; protein product: MIIGVLSLEFRLHGNRSLKDKRKVSLSLKQKLRNKFNVSVAETDALDVHDKLVLGVVTTANATERVESTLSKALAMVEAISPVELTRCNTEIFSDTE
- the infB gene encoding translation initiation factor IF-2, encoding MTAKVRVEDLAAELNLSNKEIIQQLREIGVQAKSQKTVVEDEDVDRLKAELKKGGAGRREVRRVGESGVIIRRRRKKSKSSKEEAAHVTEESADGIEEAAQETGAPESVEAAPAEKETVKAPEKEAEKTVEKPAPKPARRKSVPQVKIIKPAVEEPKQAPEEEAAEVAEAPAAKAVAAEAAPEPAPAEAKPEPEAAPEAEAVSEPAPEAKAASEPAAHAEKAEEKAEAAPAAAPAREEKAEKAEPKKKKKKKREPEAPKVRIISMPTEAEVQAREAAKEAQAERRPANRGAGRSTGRPGARPGARPGARPGARPGAGPKPNGAAPVPDPGVADGRSKKKKGKKDRRVVEFANDGGQDHTNKLYSDNFPQGRKGRRKKGRRGQQPIVHHDQPQAQPMKAAKRKIKFDEAIRLADMARQMGIKAQDLIKALFGLGVMATINQSLDLDTASLLAGEFGYEVENVSFDEQEFLIPTEGDKEEDLKPRPPVVTIMGHVDHGKTSLLDAIRMSNVTDGEAGGITQHIGAYHVQTARGEIVFLDTPGHEAFTTMRMRGAQVTDIVILVVAADDGVMDQTREAISHSKAAGVPIVVAVNKMDKEGANPDNVKRELAELGLAPEEWGGDTIFAHVSAKKKEGIDALLEMVLLQAEVMELKANPDKHARGHIVEARLDKGRGPVGTMLISEGTINQGDSFVSGIHFGKVRAMFNDQGKKIKSAGPAMPVEIQGFDGLPEAGDELFVVDDEKVARRIAQSRAMKQRERILSAKTKVTLESFLASKPNDEAQTLNLVLKADVQGSLEAVTEALNKLSTNEVKISVVHGGAGAITESDILLAGASEAIIIGFNVRPNLKVKQIAEQEGVEIRFYDIIYKLVQEVKDAMSGMLAPDIEEVYLGQAEVRATFNVPKVGVIAGCMVADGKISRGCKARLLRDGVVIYTGQIASLRREKDDVREVAKGYECGIGLEKFNDVKVGDTIEAFDTKEVARTID
- a CDS encoding YlxR family protein, which translates into the protein MSEQGHEPERMCVVCRKRFPKRELLRYVRPGETDGPDAGPIPDPAMIWPGRGYYVCGQAQCRERFPKIMAGLMKKRAR
- the nusA gene encoding transcription termination factor NusA; its protein translation is MSELKRAIDQISKDRGIDRDLLIDTLEEAVRSAVARKYGETMDIEVAFNEELGEIEVFEFKVVVDEVHDPVSEISLEDAVAHDPNAQLDDEMGFPLKIEELGRIAAQSAKQVIIQRMRDAEQEIIYEEYKDRVSEIASGIIQRRDRTGWIINLGRTEALLPKDEQIPRERYKRGDRVQAYIIDVLKESRGPQVIVSRSHPDYMVELFKREVPEVADGTVKIMGVARDAGLRAKVAVMSRERDVDPVGACVGIRGSRIQNVVQELKGERIDIVVWSPDIAMYAQHALSPAVISRITVDEEEEALEVVCPDDQLTLAIGRKGQNVKLAAKLLGWKIDIFTESRYGELNAARKGMDQIASVAEVPMENFFAAGFESIDSIVRTDDEELLDIKGMTEAKIADIRLAINMLAPDLDIEQPASEPDEAPTAEASEVAAEELGEEAEENNETPAEGEENK
- a CDS encoding ribosome maturation factor RimP — translated: MIRPEVENLGYVFWGLTSPSTGKKRVVRIYIDAPGGVNIDQCAEVSRQVGLMLEVEDVIPGAFNLEVSSPGLERPFFNPDQLTGYEGRKVDILLHEPMDDRRKYKGELTRVEGETVTVKIDDETVDFDWTAIKKITLVHEF
- a CDS encoding flagellar hook-basal body protein — translated: MRDSTQSAIFGALSNELRMSSIANNLANVNTSAFKKDKLAFHDTFVRFAHDYLVDSKTSIRGKDMFPEGHIMAKARLSAQQPDFQQGSLERTGNQLDFALSGQGFFSVQGDDGMLYTRAGNFVTDSNGMLRTLDGHPVLVSGGPLIVPPGGRIEADGDGNVLVNGQPAGAFDLVDFEDPTALERAGSNYFVDPGGAGQIPPEELAVAQGFIEKSNVEVVTEMVSMIETQRAFTMYTKMIQTDSDLDTKLITQVGRPTA
- the flgG gene encoding flagellar basal-body rod protein FlgG, with product MMRSLWTSATGMIAMQTQIDTLSNNLANVSTTGFKKSRAEFEDLMYQTLKIAGSQNADGTRTPVGMQIGMGVRPVSVHKFFTQGDFQNTGNPLDMAIEGEGFFQVMMNGEEVYTRDGSFELDDEGRLVTAGGHALQPEFTVPPETASVSVSETGTISALDKDGTVLAQADIDIYRFQNPAGLIATGRNFYRESEASGTAVAGTPGDENFGTIAQGFLEGSNVEMVDEMVGLIVGQRAFEINSKAITTSDGMLQTAINIKR